Part of the Bombyx mori chromosome 19, ASM3026992v2 genome is shown below.
TGTTGCTCCTTATTCGGACGTAGAACCAGCAGAACAAGTCACAGAGGACACGCAATTGTTGCCAAACAAAGAAAAGATTCCTGTAGAAGCTATAGTTGTGAAAGAATTGACATCACATGGTGCTGATTTTGGACTGAAATGGTTTCATTTAGTATGCTTCATGCTATTACTAGTTGTGGTGATACCAGTAGtgtatatattgttttatttagacAAGGAACATGATGAAATGGATGACCTACCACCCTTACATAGTACTTGATGACTGAATGTCTTGTGATCTAGCTGAGAAGCTTTAAGGTGTGATATATCATTTTTACCACAGTAcattgtataaattaaaaattttaataaattttttaaccaAGTCCTATATTTTCTTCGTTTTCGTGTGATAATACCACGAACGTTATGGTTTCCTTATTAAATTAGGGGGTTGAGCCTTCGTATTTATTCTAACCTCATATTTATTTGGGTCATCACAATATATGACAAATAATTTTCTTCAATGAAACCACAATttatgttataaaataatatttatttcattctatTCATCTATCACCGAATAAAATAGATCAgaataacaaaagaaaaatattgacACAATCTTTATTCTCTCTTACAACTGTTTATGATAAATGCTTCGaagtatttattgcctttccagaaaaaatacatttaaaacaaaacctaGCTTAGTGATACATAAATACTATGTAATTGTAATCTCGTACAATTATTAGTCGCGTTCGTTAGgtacattacattttaatattgcagTTCTTCTGGTTAGACCATAATAAAGAACAACAGTTCAACTAGGTATATGAGCCTCCTGAAATTTACTGTACAAAATTAAACCTGATAAGAGGGGTTTTTTTAATCTCCACAAATTTGCCTGTCTTCTTCCAACTGCCGGAATCAGAAGTTTCCGCGTCCAAGGTTCGGATTGCTCTCGTGCACActgtcaaacataaaaaaaacaattttcagtGATATGGACCATAAAATGAAaccatcatgtaataaaaacaagatTATCATCTGTGTTAGTCATCACAAAAGCAACACTAATAATTCCACACAGTTAGTTTATAAACGTGTTAGCGTCATCATACAAAGCGACCTGATGAGGTGTGAATGTGATCTTCCACTGAAGATTATGCTGTCGCTTTGTAGGCAGATTAGTGATTTCTTGTTAgtcaacaaaaacaacaaaatcacTAGTCTTCCATACAACACGAAGCGATATGATGTCACCTGTTAGTTGAAGGAAATCCTAAAAAAGattgttattttcaaaacatttctGTTAGTCACATTTAAAGTGTTACAAAGAAAACAGAGAGGTTCATTCCAGCACGTACATGTAATATCCTTATATGAACATAGTTTGTTTATCATAAACATTATCCTGTTTGTTTACATATTAATTATTCATTGAATACAAAtctacaatacaataaattaatttccttaaaataaaGCTCTTGAAAATGTGAAATGGTTGATGCAGTAACTTCCCTTTAATTTTTCTCTTCGAACACACAatcaatttacataaaaatatatttaacccCAAAGACAATCTACAAACAATGTTATAGTTTTTACCTGTCTGTTCTTACATACTTCATACTATCCGTTACATGGTCAACTTAGTTTTGTCTTTTTGCAGACAAAGTGCAGGAAATTCTTCAAacattctattgtcaaataaaaTCTATTAGTAATTTAACTTTACAAATTAATGTATTGTCTTTGACGAgaatataatttgtttgttttgtacatGTTTACAAAAGGAATAAATTTGTTTGTGAAAACAAGTAACGAAATTCAATGTGTAGATAAtgaacaaaatttttttaatgactacGACCTAACATTTGCATGCCAATACGAAAGTTTTTATGATAACGCTGGACAAACAGTAAGCACAGAGAAAGCTTCATGCGATGGTTAATGTTGAAATGTAGACGctatatttttatcataaacaGTATGTGTACCATGctcttaattaattataataatagatataacaacattttataattaagaacagcTTGCGTGTTCTACCTACAGGTCACCTAAGCTATGTAATGAACTTGTCCTGTCGAGGCATTTCCAACCTAGATAACTTGGTAGAACACGCAGGGAGATTCCACCTGCTTACTACGTGTTCTACCAAGTCTTCTAAACTAGAAGACTTCATCGGTTCGCAGACATTTTCATAGACAACGCGTCAGGGCACTCAACGAGACATCTGTGTCCTTGACACTAAGATCCTATATAgtaacaatatataataatacctCTGCTGTAACAAGTACTGCGCCATCTGGATGCGTCCGGGCGAGCCCGTGATGGTAATGATCCTGTCATTGGACCCCGGCAGCGGCTCGGCTATCTCTATCCCGGCGCCGCTCTCGGCTCGGATCTTGCGGATGCGGGAACCAGCTTTACCAATTATCGCGCCTGCCAACTGTAAAACGGTAATAAATAAGGTTATTTTGAGTGGATGTGTTTAATGGACGGTGGGGTGAGTTTAGACTTatgttgttttttgttgtttgctGTAACTAGTTACATGTttgatcatttaaaaatatgattgaGTCAATATAcgcgaaattaaaaatttaacaaataggTTGCAGTAGTTTTTATACTTCCTAATATTGTATCAAAAGTATATGACTACTGGTGGTTAGGgcatgttgtgagtccgcacgggtaggtaccacctccctgcgcctatttctgccgcgaagcactaaaaacttagaactcatttctcaagctgggtagcggcattcacgttgttgaCGTATATGGgtcccggtaaccactaacaccagataggcgatgagctcgtccacccattcaagaaataaaatatatgaagtCAATAAATAcagttaacaaacaaaaaaaaacttcaattacCAAAcggagtaaaaaaaaatatatacatgtatattctTGATCCAGTTTCTTGCTGCTGGTCAAAGTATGAGaccaattttatataattattgtattgctTTCAGTTCTTAGTATGGTGTGCTTTATCAAAATTAATAGGACGTCTTAAAATCGATAAAACTTATCATGTCAATAGAtcgatgtacatattattataatggatttcataaaaatatgaattttattagcTGTTagcgtaattaataataatttggacaaatatttttttcctccAAAACGTTAATAAACTAAGAAATTAATACCTAAAATgaatctaatataaaataattttgaggTGTCAGCGGTCACTGATCATGGTCGATTGTGAATCATGGGGCAGACACTGGTTATAATACATATCAAAATATAaacttgaataattaaaaaccacTTACATCTTTAGGTATGGTAACTTGCGTCGAAGTGTCCTGTTGGTTACCCCCGTTATTGTTGAAGTTTCCACCTCCTGTACCAGATCCTCGACCACCTCCGCTGAAGTTACCCCCAAAATTCCCCCCGCTGAAGCCACCACGTGGAGGACCGTTGAAATTTCCACGGGGACCCGGACCGGAGAAGTCATTGTACCCGCCTCGTGGACCGGGGGGTCCACTCCGACCCATAGGAGGTCCGCGAGGTGGAGGCCCACGTCCTGCGGGACCCATGGGGGGGATGCCGCGGGGCGGACCACGTGGCGGACCTCGCATTCCCCCATTGCCGCTACGAGAAGGTCCGCTTCCTTGACCATTTCCGAAGCCACCATACTCTTCCGCATAGAAATCATCATAGTTGTGAGGGTCGTACGCTTGGATAGGACCCTTTATTGgaacctaaataaataaataagcctttAATATTCGAACTAATAATTTGTAAtgcttaaaatttaagttttaaaatgtcTGCATGTCCTTAAAACTCTCTAGTTttctaaaaaggatttttcttatatttcaTACAGTGAAGTTTGAaattcagtaaaaagaaagttcagtttggttaagaatataaattttattagattGAGGGCttcaaatgttttgttttctcattatacatactagacgatgacccaaattgctcgtttttttttttttttttgataacgccgtcTTGGTGAACTCAGGCAACAAATCaaacaaaatcacacaaaatcaaatcaaacaaaTCAGGGCAactgccctcaattaagaaaaatcgtattattattcgccaatagacgtCGGAAGGAGTTGATTATtgtaaacacgaataaaacaacattttctgaaaataaatcgtggctagatcgatttatcgcccccgaaatcccctgtatactaaattttatgaaaatcgttggagccgtttccgagattcagattatatatatacaagaattgctcgtttaaaggtataagataagataagataagataatagAAAACGCAATTAggtcttttattatttactagctgacccggcgaactttgttccgccttagagacaataaatgagcagacttttgattttatcaagatcaattttttatttggataattaatgtaatttaaaaaagcaAGTTTTTCAATGATATCTTTAatggccatgtattttagttgttattattattattattatatttttatatcttgttcttcttcaatcctttcactcgcaatgtttcgaatcctagttgcattacggcttcgtcggaaaATATTTGATCGTGTTGGGCGCGGCATGGCGTTCTAATAattacctatctcggcacaataagctaatagaaactcgaaacaaacacatcaacctgacaacttcaaaattctactataattaaccatagactacattacgtttagcagTCAGTTGCGTTTTCTTATACCACGTTtcatgtcacgtcccacgggaacgtgctaaaaagtatcctatgtccttctcctatTTCTAAGCTACCtgcccaccaattttcagccaaatcagttctgCCGTTCTTGAGTtctaaatagtgtaactaacacgactttcctttatatgagtcgtctattatcaaaggtggcaatctgtgcatttggacaaaaaaatgttattgatatgtcaatacagattgatttgaatataatcgtctccttcaaagaatacggttcaaaacctgcattaaataaaggttaatacttaacctgttatttatctaagatgtcgttccgaagagttttgtgactgccaatggaatacaaagtcaataattcgtttttctgatttaccaataattgtccaaaagtcacattgccggctttgataatagtcgactcatatatggaccgtttattttgaaactggtgtaagtccattttcttttgtttcgagaaaattaaaggttaCTACTATATTTGtcgatttaaaaatacaggTAAATCATAATATGAGGTCTGGCTATGCCACCTACCTCTGTCaattggacttacaccactttcataatcgatgattatgcaatttcatttaccgaccgatttaagttgtacaaaacatgggattttttttgagaaattaaacacggactagttatatataaaaaaattacattacattaagcatgaattacgagatagctaattt
Proteins encoded:
- the LOC101737557 gene encoding heterogeneous nuclear ribonucleoprotein K isoform X2; translation: MKRDAYGDDGPAQKRHRQTDDEVTFLIPSKVAGSIIGKGGSNISKLRSQYKASITVPDCPGPERVLSITAEDDETLVEIIKDIMPCLAEFHNQGGSRMGDQELDVRMLIHQSRAGCVIGKAGSKIKELREKTGARLKIFSNSAPQSSERIVQLIGKPDSIVSGVREVLDLVRQVPIKGPIQAYDPHNYDDFYAEEYGGFGNGQGSGPSRSGNGGMRGPPRGPPRGIPPMGPAGRGPPPRGPPMGRSGPPGPRGGYNDFSGPGPRGNFNGPPRGGFSGGNFGGNFSGGGRGSGTGGGNFNNNGGNQQDTSTQVTIPKDLAGAIIGKAGSRIRKIRAESGAGIEIAEPLPGSNDRIITITGSPGRIQMAQYLLQQSVHESNPNLGRGNF
- the LOC101737557 gene encoding heterogeneous nuclear ribonucleoprotein K isoform X1; this translates as MKRDAYGDDGPAQKRHRQTDDEVTFLIPSKVAGSIIGKGGSNISKLRSQYKASITVPDCPGPERVLSITAEDDETLVEIIKDIMPCLAEFHNQGGSRMGDQELDVRMLIHQSRAGCVIGKAGSKIKELREKTGARLKIFSNSAPQSSERIVQLIGKPDSIVSGVREVLDLVRQVPIKGPIQAYDPHNYDDFYAEEYGGFGNGQGSGPSRSGNGGMRGPPRGPPRGIPPMGPAGRGPPPRGPPMGRSGPPGPRGGYNDFSGPGPRGNFNGPPRGGFSGGNFGGNFSGGGRGSGTGGGNFNNNGGNQQDTSTQVTIPKDLAGAIIGKAGSRIRKIRAESGAGIEIAEPLPGSNDRIITITGSPGRIQMAQYLLQQRMFEEFPALCLQKDKTKLTM
- the LOC101737557 gene encoding heterogeneous nuclear ribonucleoprotein K isoform X3 translates to MPCLAEFHNQGGSRMGDQELDVRMLIHQSRAGCVIGKAGSKIKELREKTGARLKIFSNSAPQSSERIVQLIGKPDSIVSGVREVLDLVRQVPIKGPIQAYDPHNYDDFYAEEYGGFGNGQGSGPSRSGNGGMRGPPRGPPRGIPPMGPAGRGPPPRGPPMGRSGPPGPRGGYNDFSGPGPRGNFNGPPRGGFSGGNFGGNFSGGGRGSGTGGGNFNNNGGNQQDTSTQVTIPKDLAGAIIGKAGSRIRKIRAESGAGIEIAEPLPGSNDRIITITGSPGRIQMAQYLLQQRMFEEFPALCLQKDKTKLTM